The Caldicellulosiruptor changbaiensis genome has a segment encoding these proteins:
- a CDS encoding helix-turn-helix domain-containing protein: protein MEKEVLNFEEAAKFLEISSKTFNQLLKDEDIPA from the coding sequence ATGGAAAAAGAGGTTTTGAACTTTGAAGAGGCGGCTAAGTTTTTGGAAATATCAAGCAAGACGTTTAATCAGCTTTTAAAGGATGAAGATATCCCTGCATGA
- a CDS encoding response regulator transcription factor, translating into MYKILIVDDDMLIRKGIRNVIRWKDFDCEICAEASTGEEALELIKKFTPDIVITDIRMPNMDGIELIERIKAILPQCKIIILTAYREFEYAQRAIKFGAFDFLLKPTKVEDIINVVQKAIAEINKEKTMIEELEKINRLLQEKLPILRENFLFNVIFEMITNEDEIVQMAEVYKIDIKNFVMILAECGIKEENEKPNSHLYLLGVSNILNDFIDKDCSIYTIYLNNSQAVYVVSFECEPSKKEELEFFELLKQLKKAAIECFNIDLTLVVSTWGYGIVELPNKFKECIDAINYKFYFDNEDIIYYKDLSHLFVYVDDKKLKYLKNEIISNVRYGNISNIDILLSELEETLKKSKADKQYIFNLYYLMLIEINMIKAQVLSSSSQYEQEDKLQDIEFLSEILKCKSISELNGVLKMSIQKTIEEVQKHNQSKMGSLIKKVIEYIKANYSYNEISLSEISEKFFVSPSYLSRLFKKETGKNLSDFINEYRIEKAKELLATTDLKTYEVADKVGIPDPHYFSRIFKRYTGYSPSEYKEVVKFKNVRLNG; encoded by the coding sequence ATGTACAAGATTTTAATCGTTGATGATGATATGCTTATAAGAAAGGGAATTAGAAATGTAATTAGATGGAAAGATTTTGACTGTGAGATCTGTGCCGAAGCTTCAACTGGCGAAGAGGCCTTAGAGCTTATTAAAAAGTTTACGCCTGACATAGTCATTACAGACATCAGAATGCCTAACATGGATGGGATTGAGCTAATTGAGAGAATAAAGGCCATTTTGCCTCAGTGTAAGATTATTATTCTCACGGCTTACAGAGAATTTGAATATGCTCAAAGAGCCATAAAATTTGGTGCATTTGATTTTTTGCTAAAGCCAACAAAGGTGGAAGATATAATAAATGTTGTTCAAAAAGCTATTGCCGAGATAAATAAGGAAAAAACAATGATAGAAGAACTTGAGAAGATAAATAGACTTTTACAAGAGAAATTGCCAATTTTGAGAGAAAACTTTTTGTTCAATGTCATATTTGAGATGATTACAAATGAAGATGAAATTGTCCAGATGGCAGAAGTATATAAAATTGATATAAAGAACTTTGTCATGATTTTGGCAGAATGTGGGATAAAAGAAGAAAACGAAAAACCAAATAGTCATTTGTATCTTTTGGGTGTTTCTAATATACTGAATGATTTTATTGATAAAGATTGTTCTATATATACAATATACCTAAACAATTCTCAAGCAGTCTATGTTGTAAGTTTTGAATGTGAACCTTCCAAAAAAGAGGAGTTAGAGTTTTTTGAACTTTTAAAACAACTCAAAAAAGCAGCTATTGAGTGTTTTAACATAGATCTGACATTAGTTGTCAGTACATGGGGTTACGGTATTGTGGAGCTTCCAAACAAATTCAAAGAGTGCATTGATGCTATTAACTACAAGTTTTACTTTGACAATGAAGACATAATATATTACAAGGACCTTTCACATCTTTTTGTGTATGTTGATGATAAAAAATTAAAATATTTGAAAAATGAAATTATTTCAAATGTAAGATATGGCAATATTTCAAATATAGATATACTATTATCAGAACTTGAAGAGACATTAAAAAAATCAAAGGCTGACAAACAATATATATTCAATCTATATTATCTTATGTTAATTGAGATCAACATGATAAAAGCTCAGGTTTTGTCAAGCTCAAGCCAATATGAACAAGAAGACAAGCTGCAAGACATTGAGTTTTTGAGTGAGATTTTAAAATGTAAAAGTATTTCTGAGCTAAATGGTGTACTTAAAATGTCAATCCAAAAGACAATCGAGGAGGTACAAAAGCACAACCAGAGCAAGATGGGCAGCTTAATTAAAAAGGTGATTGAATACATTAAAGCAAACTACTCTTACAATGAAATATCACTTTCAGAGATTTCGGAAAAGTTCTTTGTAAGTCCTTCATACTTAAGTAGACTATTCAAAAAGGAAACAGGAAAGAATCTTTCTGATTTTATAAATGAATACAGAATTGAGAAGGCTAAAGAGCTTCTTGCAACAACTGATTTGAAAACATATGAGGTTGCAGATAAAGTTGGCATCCCAGACCCTCACTATTTTTCGAGGATATTTAAGCGATATACAGGTTATAGCCCCTCTGAGTACAAAGAAGTAGTAAAGTTTAAGAATGTAAGGTTGAATGGATAG
- a CDS encoding MFS transporter, which produces MSFLNDFSSELTIRALPLFLKNVLNTKTSIIGLIEGVADSTATILKIFSGYLSDKLNQRKWLVTLGYGLSAISKPLLYFANNWVFVLIIRFLDRVGKGIRTSPRDALIANTTKKEELGKAFGFNRAMDPAGAILALLVGSAVIYFSSKNAIKLTDHLFKILVLISIFPVFIALFLIVAFAVDVKNGNSSANKVNLSLKGFDKRFKLYLLTIAIFTLGNSSDAFLILQAQNRGLSILEIFLMLAAFNFITTISAYPAGLLSDRIKRQHLIVAGWIVYALIYLGFGLATKTYQIVILYILYGLYYGLTGGVEKALVADLVEPEKRGTAYGLYNGAVGIFAFPASLIAGFLWQYISPSAPFIFGAVLAIIASISLLKVVSLKRD; this is translated from the coding sequence GTGAGTTTTTTAAACGACTTTTCAAGTGAGCTGACAATAAGAGCGTTGCCTCTTTTTTTGAAAAATGTCCTGAACACAAAAACATCTATTATAGGACTTATAGAAGGAGTGGCAGACTCAACTGCAACAATTTTAAAAATCTTCTCAGGGTATCTTTCTGACAAGTTAAATCAGCGAAAATGGCTTGTCACTTTGGGCTATGGCCTCTCTGCAATCTCAAAACCACTTTTGTACTTTGCAAACAACTGGGTATTTGTACTGATAATAAGGTTTCTCGACAGAGTAGGCAAGGGTATTAGAACATCTCCAAGAGATGCACTAATTGCAAATACCACAAAAAAAGAGGAACTTGGAAAGGCGTTTGGTTTTAATAGAGCAATGGACCCGGCAGGCGCAATCTTGGCACTTTTGGTGGGTTCTGCAGTTATCTATTTTTCTTCAAAGAATGCAATTAAACTTACAGACCATTTATTTAAAATTTTAGTTTTAATTTCAATCTTCCCAGTATTCATTGCTCTTTTTCTCATAGTTGCATTTGCTGTAGATGTTAAAAATGGAAACAGCAGTGCAAACAAAGTGAACCTCTCTTTAAAAGGTTTCGACAAAAGATTTAAGCTGTATCTTCTCACAATTGCAATCTTTACACTTGGTAACTCTTCGGATGCGTTTTTAATACTTCAAGCTCAAAACAGGGGCTTGAGCATTTTAGAAATATTTTTGATGTTAGCTGCTTTTAATTTTATCACCACAATCAGTGCCTATCCAGCAGGACTTCTTTCAGATAGAATAAAACGTCAACATTTAATTGTCGCTGGCTGGATTGTGTATGCTCTGATTTACTTGGGCTTCGGCCTTGCAACAAAGACATATCAAATAGTTATATTGTACATTCTATACGGTCTATATTATGGTCTTACAGGAGGTGTTGAAAAAGCACTTGTTGCTGATTTAGTTGAGCCTGAAAAAAGAGGAACTGCTTATGGACTTTATAATGGGGCTGTTGGAATATTCGCATTTCCTGCAAGTTTGATAGCTGGATTTTTGTGGCAATACATCTCACCTTCTGCACCGTTTATATTTGGTGCAGTCCTTGCAATTATCGCTTCTATATCTCTTTTGAAAGTGGTTAGCTTAAAAAGAGATTAA
- a CDS encoding sensor histidine kinase, translating to MGKSKGILDRFLKYYRSISIDKKFLAVAYIQIFIPIILIGVVSFRISSDLIFEKYIGYTSDVIKTARLRIVDKINELNLITQDVLYQSELYNVLEKAQRKIDYYDDVASFTNKLRKIILGHRDIQSIGIFTKDKKLCIVDNTSQKKGLDEIVPLAITFERLYRIASNGDGKPVWYVANIDGENENNPVVLIVRLINNPRTLKFQGILAIMVNTELFTKTFSELVAEKSQAISLIGQNTFVCTKGQLNKQEVMKLTDSIKNENGVVTYTSKESIVNVLPIKEVNWYIVTSIPVKVLFKDIDKLRIWLIILCFLSFMITSATALLLSMDFLKPISAIVEATKKVRSGEYTTINDLERKDELGLLIENFNSMVQKINHLINSIYKEQITRKEAEIKALQSQLNPHFLFNILESINWLAQLNGVSQISDVVIALSRLLEVNLKEEKFLPLEEELKYITSYISILKINFGEENLKLEIDADKKALKFRIPKLLIQPLVENSVFHGIRPKGRGKIFIGCYVFDEKLNIIVKDDGIGMNPEKLNKIRDGLADELEFDQEEKSYTRIGLLNVVKRLKLIYGSNAHFSIESVPNKGTTIKIEILVEAIEKVYEDNLEYL from the coding sequence ATGGGAAAAAGTAAAGGAATTTTGGATAGGTTTTTAAAATATTACAGAAGCATTTCAATAGACAAGAAATTTTTGGCAGTTGCATATATCCAAATCTTTATTCCAATAATACTGATAGGTGTTGTAAGCTTTAGAATTTCTTCCGACCTGATTTTCGAAAAGTATATTGGTTACACCTCTGATGTTATAAAAACTGCAAGATTGAGAATTGTTGATAAAATAAATGAATTAAATCTGATTACCCAAGATGTATTGTATCAAAGTGAGTTATATAATGTACTTGAAAAAGCCCAAAGAAAAATTGACTATTACGACGATGTTGCCTCATTTACGAATAAACTTAGAAAGATAATCTTAGGACATCGTGATATTCAATCTATTGGAATTTTTACAAAAGACAAGAAACTGTGTATAGTTGACAACACATCTCAGAAAAAGGGACTTGATGAGATTGTACCACTGGCCATTACATTTGAGAGACTCTACCGTATAGCATCAAACGGCGATGGAAAACCTGTGTGGTATGTTGCAAATATCGATGGTGAAAACGAAAATAACCCAGTTGTTCTTATTGTAAGGCTCATTAATAATCCTAGGACGTTAAAATTTCAGGGAATTTTAGCAATTATGGTAAATACCGAACTGTTTACCAAGACATTTTCAGAGCTTGTTGCAGAAAAAAGTCAAGCAATTTCGCTCATTGGTCAAAACACATTCGTTTGTACAAAAGGACAGCTCAACAAACAAGAGGTTATGAAGCTTACCGATAGTATAAAAAACGAAAATGGCGTTGTTACATATACCTCGAAAGAGTCTATCGTAAATGTCTTGCCGATAAAAGAAGTAAATTGGTATATTGTAACATCAATACCTGTAAAAGTTCTTTTTAAAGATATAGATAAACTTCGCATATGGTTAATTATCCTTTGCTTTTTGTCCTTCATGATAACCTCTGCTACAGCTCTTTTACTCTCTATGGATTTTTTAAAACCAATCTCGGCTATTGTTGAGGCAACAAAAAAAGTAAGAAGTGGGGAGTATACTACAATAAATGACCTTGAGCGAAAAGATGAGCTTGGGCTTTTAATTGAGAACTTCAATAGCATGGTGCAGAAGATAAATCATCTTATAAATTCTATCTACAAAGAGCAAATAACGAGAAAAGAAGCTGAAATAAAAGCGCTGCAAAGTCAGCTCAATCCTCATTTTTTATTTAACATATTAGAGTCAATTAACTGGCTTGCGCAGCTAAACGGGGTATCTCAAATTAGTGATGTTGTGATAGCCCTCTCAAGACTTTTAGAGGTGAATTTGAAAGAAGAAAAATTCTTGCCTCTTGAAGAGGAGCTAAAATACATAACTTCGTACATTTCTATTTTAAAGATAAACTTTGGAGAGGAAAATCTGAAACTTGAGATTGACGCAGACAAAAAGGCTTTAAAGTTTAGAATTCCAAAACTCTTGATTCAACCGCTTGTAGAAAACTCTGTTTTTCATGGGATAAGACCAAAAGGGAGAGGCAAGATTTTTATTGGATGTTATGTGTTTGATGAAAAGCTCAACATAATTGTGAAAGACGACGGGATAGGGATGAATCCAGAAAAATTAAATAAAATTCGTGATGGTCTTGCAGATGAGCTTGAGTTTGACCAAGAAGAAAAATCATACACAAGAATTGGACTTCTGAATGTTGTAAAGAGATTAAAATTGATATATGGTAGTAATGCTCACTTTTCAATCGAAAGTGTGCCTAATAAGGGCACCACAATAAAGATAGAAATTTTGGTTGAGGCAATAGAAAAAGTCTATGAAGATAACTTAGAATACTTGTAA
- a CDS encoding ABC transporter substrate-binding protein, which translates to MFSKKKIAYFSFFIPLITTITIILMLILNTQKNIQENIMIANDETNIKTELRFISSWGGVDPYADTLSFVLNKFQEENKDIMVVNESLFGDDFLIKLQTDFASGNSPDVFGLFPGSVRDILIKNDKVAELTNVLKSDRKWYQGFYPNMWKYVMWNGKIYGLPFETIVECLFVNKDIFEKYHLKVPQNFTQLKDVCKKLRAKGIIPIAFNAQPEGTYIYQNLVVAIGTKQEVENPLKGHKISPSYIKALDYLKELYKIGAFPDNYYTLTSKQRNDLFLSKKAAMIVQGSWFIPKCDPKTVDIYFFPQVISGGKRQLIYGLGGGTFYMSASCWKDPKKRDAAIRLLKYLTSEKTARIFVERTGLIPNVKITNPPKITNPLRAKAEGLIKDADVLVSPPDHFIDRTIWDEVVTKNIPYVLNDKITPEQFWAKAILAWEENMKKLGE; encoded by the coding sequence ATGTTTAGTAAAAAGAAGATAGCTTACTTTAGCTTTTTCATACCGCTAATAACTACCATTACAATAATATTGATGCTAATTTTGAATACACAAAAAAACATTCAAGAAAACATAATGATTGCCAATGATGAAACAAATATTAAAACTGAGCTGAGATTTATTAGTTCATGGGGGGGTGTTGACCCTTATGCTGACACACTTTCATTTGTTTTGAATAAGTTCCAAGAAGAGAATAAGGATATTATGGTTGTTAATGAGTCTTTATTTGGTGATGATTTTTTGATAAAACTTCAAACTGATTTTGCTTCAGGAAACTCTCCTGATGTCTTTGGTCTTTTCCCAGGATCTGTTAGGGATATATTGATTAAAAACGATAAAGTTGCTGAATTAACCAATGTGCTAAAAAGTGATAGAAAGTGGTATCAAGGTTTTTATCCTAATATGTGGAAATATGTTATGTGGAATGGGAAAATTTATGGACTCCCCTTTGAGACAATTGTTGAGTGTCTTTTTGTAAACAAGGACATATTTGAAAAATATCATTTGAAAGTACCTCAAAATTTTACTCAGCTCAAAGACGTGTGTAAAAAACTCAGGGCCAAAGGGATCATTCCCATTGCTTTCAATGCTCAGCCAGAAGGTACGTACATATATCAAAACTTAGTAGTTGCAATTGGGACAAAGCAAGAAGTGGAAAACCCTTTAAAAGGTCATAAGATATCACCATCTTACATAAAAGCGCTGGATTACTTAAAAGAGCTCTACAAAATAGGAGCGTTTCCTGATAATTACTATACTCTTACTAGCAAACAGCGAAATGATTTATTTTTATCCAAAAAGGCAGCTATGATTGTTCAAGGGTCTTGGTTTATTCCAAAATGTGATCCAAAAACAGTTGATATATATTTTTTCCCTCAGGTAATATCAGGTGGCAAAAGACAGCTAATTTATGGGCTTGGTGGAGGAACATTTTATATGAGCGCATCTTGCTGGAAAGACCCCAAAAAGAGGGATGCAGCAATAAGACTTTTAAAATATCTCACCTCAGAAAAAACAGCAAGAATCTTTGTTGAAAGGACGGGACTTATTCCAAACGTGAAAATAACAAATCCACCAAAAATTACAAATCCACTCAGAGCAAAGGCTGAAGGGCTTATTAAAGATGCAGATGTGCTTGTTTCACCGCCTGACCATTTTATTGATAGGACTATTTGGGACGAGGTTGTTACTAAAAACATTCCTTATGTTCTAAATGACAAAATTACGCCTGAGCAGTTTTGGGCAAAAGCTATTTTGGCATGGGAAGAGAATATGAAAAAATTGGGTGAATAA
- a CDS encoding response regulator transcription factor codes for MLKLLIVEDERITRESLESLIPWEDLGISSIKSARNGQEALKVVENFAPDILLCDVRMPKMDGIEFSKHLKSLFPKCKIVFISGYAEKEYLLSAIHLNAIDYIEKPLDVEKITQTMKRVVELINKEREEEENKKRLMEYYNESFCYICSQIVQQLLKDEPDYDLLERYGMADFVSSHLIPIVGIVKWKKEETQTSVNDILRYIYQETFNKLGEENEIPFLFSFTSSNSFVAIFKRKDKIDDVKTREFVSLLKERLSKFCDISLAIGEPTHSSKIKSCLEEMGKFIHTKIFYHGFGSFYIYKSLKSNEEYKLPFNLEMYERFLKDDGVKKVKEEIERFCFWLKSNEYPNIEKVKNLFFEMVIIAYEIGKQRRITQRLDEDGRVQKWKEIDQKITLDEIREVLYETLDGIFDILNQRGNLNKKAYQIMKFIEENYFDKELTIQKIANHFYFSPNYLCAMFKKATGKTLNDYITEVRIEKAKELLKDDSIKLYEVAEKVGFSDPNYFSTIFKKKVGLTPSDFRERYYV; via the coding sequence ATGTTAAAACTTCTTATTGTTGAAGATGAAAGAATCACAAGAGAAAGTCTTGAAAGTCTAATACCTTGGGAAGATCTTGGAATAAGTAGTATAAAAAGTGCAAGAAATGGTCAAGAAGCTTTGAAGGTTGTAGAAAATTTCGCCCCTGACATACTTCTTTGTGATGTTAGAATGCCCAAAATGGATGGCATAGAATTTTCAAAGCATCTTAAAAGTTTGTTCCCAAAGTGTAAGATAGTATTTATAAGTGGATATGCTGAAAAGGAATACCTTCTTTCTGCAATCCATCTAAATGCCATTGACTATATCGAAAAACCTTTAGATGTTGAAAAAATAACTCAAACCATGAAAAGAGTAGTTGAACTTATCAATAAGGAAAGAGAAGAAGAGGAAAATAAAAAGAGGTTAATGGAATATTATAATGAAAGCTTTTGTTATATTTGTAGCCAGATTGTTCAGCAGCTTTTAAAAGATGAGCCAGATTATGATTTATTAGAAAGATATGGGATGGCCGATTTTGTCAGCTCTCACCTTATTCCAATTGTTGGTATAGTTAAATGGAAAAAAGAAGAGACACAAACAAGTGTAAATGATATCCTAAGGTACATATATCAAGAGACTTTTAATAAGCTTGGTGAAGAAAATGAAATTCCATTTCTCTTTTCATTTACCTCCTCAAATAGCTTTGTTGCTATTTTTAAAAGAAAAGACAAAATTGATGATGTAAAAACGAGAGAGTTTGTAAGTTTGCTAAAAGAAAGATTAAGTAAATTTTGTGATATATCTTTGGCAATTGGTGAGCCTACTCACAGTAGCAAAATAAAATCGTGTTTAGAGGAAATGGGCAAATTCATACATACAAAGATTTTCTATCATGGTTTTGGTAGTTTTTATATTTATAAGTCTTTAAAAAGCAATGAAGAATACAAGCTGCCTTTTAATTTAGAAATGTACGAACGCTTTCTGAAAGATGATGGTGTAAAGAAAGTAAAAGAAGAGATTGAAAGATTTTGCTTCTGGTTAAAATCAAATGAGTATCCGAACATTGAAAAGGTGAAAAACCTATTTTTTGAGATGGTAATAATTGCTTATGAGATAGGCAAGCAAAGAAGAATTACACAGAGATTAGACGAAGATGGCAGGGTACAAAAATGGAAAGAAATTGATCAAAAGATCACCTTAGATGAAATAAGAGAGGTTTTATATGAAACTCTTGATGGGATATTTGACATACTCAATCAAAGAGGAAATCTAAACAAAAAGGCTTACCAGATTATGAAATTTATAGAAGAAAACTATTTTGACAAGGAACTTACAATCCAGAAAATTGCTAATCATTTTTATTTCAGCCCTAATTATCTGTGTGCTATGTTCAAAAAAGCCACAGGTAAAACTTTGAACGATTATATAACTGAGGTGAGAATTGAAAAAGCCAAAGAGCTTTTAAAAGATGATAGTATAAAGCTATATGAAGTAGCAGAGAAGGTAGGATTTAGTGATCCTAATTACTTTTCTACAATCTTCAAAAAGAAGGTTGGACTTACTCCATCTGATTTTAGGGAGAGGTATTATGTATGA
- a CDS encoding helix-turn-helix domain-containing protein, with amino-acid sequence MNPKEIVLQALKSSDQPLKTQDIVEKTGLDKKEVEKAIKDLKNEGLIESPKRCYYQAK; translated from the coding sequence ATGAACCCAAAAGAAATTGTGCTGCAGGCGCTAAAAAGCTCTGACCAGCCTTTGAAAACTCAAGACATTGTTGAAAAAACAGGGCTTGATAAAAAGGAAGTGGAAAAGGCAATAAAGGATCTTAAAAATGAAGGTCTGATAGAGTCACCAAAGCGCTGTTATTACCAGGCAAAATGA
- a CDS encoding sensor histidine kinase: MKKIIDKFSNMSIKYKLFASYMFVILISFSIFSFINYIIIGRDVEKQAIYSSGKIVEQTASFLENRVTSVKNVLNVLALDSTVQELINRPDEYYYENIGNWLVDSQRFTKVFYSACHNFNIIDISIYMTQGLARLSETENYFLFERIEKFPWYAQMVASGELFRWVTPRMLGISKDSFVSLIRLIPDPKNISEYKAALRADISSSELKKILDQALFTRTTLAFLVNSQNQIVASSVNKTDLPIDMLAKEVLKRSTSDQAKVFDLQVEKENFLVRTRGINNTDWQLVLVVPYKEVHQLNVKTIKQVFFIIFLITPFTLIFAFWAATSSTTRIKRLIHNMKKVVEKSDFDIELDSRSNDEVGQLIYTFNYMIRKIKDLLYQQYQLGKEKKNLELKALQSQINPHFLYNTLDLINWIAIKNKNEDISRLVTSLSQFYKLSLSRGEDVVMVENEIEHVKAYVMIQNYRFDNCISLKIDVPQELLKAKIPKLTLQPLVENSILHGILERDDQKGTITIKGEIQDGKMATIYVIDDGVGISEDKLEKIRKGELETSRVHGYGIKNINDRLKIYFGNDSGLFYESIPNQKTIAKIVFPIED; the protein is encoded by the coding sequence ATGAAAAAGATTATAGATAAATTTTCAAACATGAGCATAAAATACAAGCTGTTTGCCTCATATATGTTTGTAATTTTGATATCTTTTAGCATTTTTTCTTTTATAAACTATATCATTATCGGAAGGGATGTTGAAAAACAGGCAATTTACTCGTCGGGAAAGATTGTCGAACAGACAGCATCGTTTTTAGAAAACAGAGTGACATCTGTTAAAAATGTTTTGAATGTTTTAGCACTTGATTCAACAGTACAAGAGCTTATAAATAGACCAGACGAGTATTACTATGAAAATATAGGGAATTGGCTTGTTGACTCTCAAAGATTTACAAAGGTTTTCTACAGTGCGTGCCATAATTTCAATATCATTGACATTTCCATTTACATGACACAAGGTTTAGCAAGGCTGAGTGAAACAGAGAATTATTTTCTTTTTGAAAGGATAGAAAAATTTCCATGGTATGCTCAGATGGTGGCAAGTGGAGAGTTATTTCGATGGGTAACGCCAAGGATGCTTGGGATTTCAAAGGATAGTTTTGTATCACTCATCAGGCTTATACCTGACCCCAAAAACATTAGTGAATACAAGGCTGCTTTGAGGGCTGACATCTCCAGCAGTGAACTTAAGAAAATCTTGGACCAAGCACTTTTTACACGAACAACATTAGCATTTCTTGTAAACTCTCAAAATCAAATAGTTGCAAGTTCAGTAAATAAAACAGACTTGCCAATTGACATGCTGGCAAAAGAGGTATTGAAAAGATCAACATCTGACCAGGCAAAGGTTTTTGACCTCCAAGTTGAAAAAGAAAACTTTCTTGTCAGGACAAGGGGCATTAATAACACAGATTGGCAGCTTGTACTTGTCGTGCCTTACAAAGAGGTTCATCAGCTAAATGTAAAGACTATCAAGCAGGTATTTTTTATAATATTTTTGATAACACCTTTTACATTAATATTTGCCTTTTGGGCTGCAACCTCAAGTACCACAAGGATAAAACGACTCATTCATAATATGAAAAAGGTAGTGGAAAAGAGTGACTTTGATATTGAACTTGATTCAAGGTCCAATGATGAGGTGGGTCAGCTAATTTATACTTTTAACTATATGATAAGAAAGATTAAAGACTTGCTGTATCAACAGTACCAACTTGGAAAAGAAAAGAAGAACCTTGAGTTAAAAGCATTACAGTCTCAGATAAATCCGCATTTCTTGTACAATACACTGGATTTAATCAACTGGATTGCTATCAAGAATAAAAATGAGGATATCTCAAGGCTTGTAACATCACTCTCACAGTTTTACAAACTTAGTCTTAGCAGAGGCGAAGATGTTGTAATGGTCGAAAACGAGATAGAGCATGTAAAGGCATATGTTATGATTCAAAACTATCGCTTTGACAATTGTATCAGTCTCAAGATAGATGTACCACAAGAGCTTTTAAAGGCAAAAATTCCAAAACTTACGCTTCAGCCTCTTGTTGAGAACTCTATACTTCATGGTATCTTGGAAAGGGATGACCAGAAAGGTACAATAACAATAAAAGGTGAGATTCAGGATGGAAAAATGGCAACAATATATGTCATTGACGATGGAGTAGGAATTTCTGAGGATAAGTTAGAAAAGATAAGAAAAGGTGAACTTGAGACATCAAGAGTACATGGGTACGGGATAAAAAATATCAATGACAGACTTAAGATTTATTTTGGCAATGACTCTGGGCTTTTTTATGAGAGTATTCCGAACCAAAAGACAATTGCCAAGATAGTATTTCCTATTGAGGATTGA